One segment of Marvinbryantia formatexigens DSM 14469 DNA contains the following:
- a CDS encoding sulfite exporter TauE/SafE family protein: MEAYLYVIFLAVSFGASVVGAICGIGGGVLIKPLLDAFGVLSVSSISFLSGCTVLSMSCYSVVKAKLSGDSLVDMKTGTPLAIGAALGGVAGKMMFQYLTDMFTDKDQVGAIQAICLLLITFGTMLYTIRKDKIKTHHVKNIAACIAIGLVLGICSSFLGIGGGPINLVVLFFFFSMDTKTAAQNSLYIILFSQITSLINTLVTRTVPEFSVILLVLMVAGGILGGMAGRAINKKIDGSVVNRLFIGLMGVIMLICVYNIYQFM, encoded by the coding sequence GTGGAAGCGTATTTATATGTGATTTTTCTGGCAGTCAGCTTTGGCGCATCGGTGGTGGGCGCCATCTGTGGAATCGGCGGGGGCGTACTGATAAAACCCCTCCTGGACGCGTTTGGCGTGCTGAGTGTTTCGAGCATCAGCTTTTTATCGGGATGTACGGTACTCTCGATGTCCTGCTATTCCGTTGTGAAAGCAAAATTAAGCGGAGACTCCCTTGTGGATATGAAGACCGGAACGCCGCTTGCTATCGGCGCGGCGCTGGGCGGTGTGGCAGGAAAAATGATGTTCCAGTACCTTACGGACATGTTCACGGACAAAGACCAGGTAGGAGCAATTCAGGCTATCTGCCTGCTGCTGATTACCTTTGGAACCATGCTTTACACCATCCGCAAGGATAAAATCAAAACGCATCATGTGAAAAACATCGCTGCCTGCATAGCCATCGGGCTGGTGCTTGGCATCTGCTCCTCATTTTTGGGAATCGGCGGCGGCCCAATCAATCTGGTGGTGCTGTTTTTCTTCTTCTCTATGGACACCAAAACAGCGGCGCAGAACTCTCTGTATATCATCCTGTTTTCCCAGATTACCAGCCTCATCAACACGCTGGTGACGCGCACCGTGCCGGAATTCAGCGTCATCCTGCTGGTTCTGATGGTGGCAGGCGGAATCCTGGGCGGCATGGCAGGCAGGGCAATCAATAAAAAAATAGACGGCAGCGTGGTGAACCGTCTGTTTATCGGACTGATGGGTGTGATAATGCTGATATGCGTCTACAATATCTATCAGTTTATGTAG
- a CDS encoding response regulator, giving the protein MNKPLILVVEDDAPVRNLITTTLKTNDYRYLAAVNGATAILEASSHNPDIILLDLGLPDMDGVEVIENIRSWSNLPIIVISARSEDTDKIKALDAGADDYLTKPFSVEELLARLRVTQRRLSFMSAEMLSASSVFVNGKLKVDYVGGCAYLDGQELHLTPIEYKLLCLLSKNVGKVLTHTFLTQNIWGRSWDNDVASLRVFMATLRKKLEPDADSPQYIQTHIGVGYRMLKVE; this is encoded by the coding sequence ATGAATAAGCCATTGATTTTAGTCGTAGAGGACGATGCGCCTGTGCGCAATTTAATTACCACAACACTGAAAACGAATGATTACCGCTATCTTGCGGCGGTAAACGGGGCGACGGCGATTCTGGAGGCGTCCTCCCATAATCCGGATATCATTCTGCTGGATCTGGGGCTGCCCGATATGGACGGCGTGGAGGTGATTGAAAATATCCGCTCCTGGTCGAATCTGCCGATTATTGTCATCAGCGCCAGAAGTGAGGACACCGATAAGATAAAGGCGCTGGATGCGGGAGCGGACGACTATCTGACAAAGCCGTTTTCCGTGGAGGAGCTGCTGGCGCGGCTGCGCGTGACGCAGCGCAGGCTTTCCTTTATGAGCGCGGAAATGCTTTCCGCCAGCTCGGTATTTGTCAACGGAAAGCTGAAGGTGGATTATGTGGGCGGGTGCGCTTATCTGGACGGACAGGAGCTGCATCTGACACCGATTGAGTATAAGCTTTTGTGTCTCCTGTCCAAAAACGTGGGGAAGGTGCTGACGCACACGTTTCTTACGCAGAATATCTGGGGGAGAAGCTGGGATAATGACGTGGCGTCCCTGCGCGTGTTTATGGCGACGCTACGCAAAAAGCTGGAGCCGGACGCGGATTCCCCGCAGTATATCCAGACCCATATCGGTGTCGGCTACCGGATGCTGAAGGTGGAGTAA
- a CDS encoding sensor histidine kinase produces MEMSEQQPELLLRAGAGGMSGERRGKLKIFFGYAVGVGKTSAMLWAAQQAKARGADVVAGYIGPSGPEADKRAGELERLPAGKAQQRGSAGGEFDIDAALKRKPDLILIDELAHTNAPGSRHMKRYQDVQELLKAGINVYTTVNVQDIESLNDTVASITGMPVRERIPDSVFDQADQVEMVDIEPKDLLERMEEGGADREKQGRSAAAEYFTVEKLTALREIALRRCADRVKLITEADSAPGSYYTDEHILVCVSSSPSNAKIIRAAARMAKAFRGRFTALFVQTADAAAMSGEDGKRLRENMRLAEQLGAAVETGYGEDVPYQIAEFARLSGVSKIVVGRSSAARKSMFSKPSLTDRLIAAAPNMDIYVIPDAASGSGGRERKRQWLQASAMPVRDIGKTIVVLLAATLVSYLFYELGFTEANIISVYIFGVLVVSVITTSRFCSLISSLVSVLVFNFFFTVPRYTFRFYDSAYVVTFLIMFMIALLTGSLAAKLKENARQSARAAFRTRILFETNQLLQKAEDEQAVINAAAGQIIRLLNRDIVIYLPEGDGLSKPSVYRTADSSREELDSEKEEAAALWVYRNNKHAGATTDTLSDTRCMYLAIRMNRKVYGVVGIAMEGIPLEAFENSVLLSILGECALAIENIRNAREKEEAAIIAKNEQLRANLLRTISHDLRTPLTSISGNASNLLSNYRKLDDGARERIFTDIYEDSMWLINLVENLLAVTRLEDGQVRLHQSVELMDEVVAEALRHTSRKSKSHTIRVSSAQELILAKIDARLVVQVLINLTDNAIKYTQEGSCIEIHTEQKDGWVVVSVSDNGPGIPDEQKMHVFDMFYSGANKLADSRRSLGLGLSLCRSIVNAHGGTITVSDNHPEGTVFTFTLPAGEVELHE; encoded by the coding sequence ATGGAAATGTCAGAACAGCAGCCGGAGCTGCTTTTGCGGGCAGGCGCGGGCGGCATGTCCGGTGAGCGCCGCGGAAAACTGAAGATATTCTTTGGCTATGCCGTCGGCGTGGGAAAAACCAGCGCCATGCTGTGGGCGGCACAGCAGGCGAAGGCGCGCGGGGCGGATGTAGTGGCGGGCTATATCGGACCTTCCGGACCGGAGGCGGATAAAAGAGCCGGAGAGCTGGAGCGGCTTCCTGCGGGAAAAGCGCAGCAGAGGGGCAGCGCGGGCGGCGAATTTGATATCGACGCGGCTCTTAAAAGAAAGCCGGATCTGATTCTGATTGACGAGCTGGCGCATACCAACGCGCCGGGCAGCCGCCATATGAAGCGCTATCAGGATGTGCAGGAGCTGCTGAAGGCGGGAATTAATGTATATACGACCGTAAATGTCCAGGACATTGAAAGCCTGAACGATACGGTGGCGTCAATTACCGGGATGCCGGTGCGGGAGCGCATTCCGGATTCCGTGTTCGACCAGGCGGACCAGGTGGAAATGGTGGACATTGAGCCGAAGGATCTGCTGGAGCGGATGGAGGAGGGCGGCGCAGACCGGGAAAAACAGGGAAGAAGCGCAGCGGCGGAGTATTTTACGGTTGAAAAGCTGACCGCGCTGCGGGAAATTGCCCTGCGGCGCTGCGCGGACCGGGTAAAGTTGATTACGGAGGCGGATTCCGCTCCCGGCAGCTATTATACGGACGAGCATATTCTGGTGTGCGTATCTTCTTCCCCGTCAAACGCGAAAATTATCCGGGCGGCGGCAAGAATGGCGAAGGCTTTCCGGGGAAGATTTACGGCGCTGTTCGTGCAGACCGCGGACGCGGCGGCAATGAGCGGAGAGGACGGGAAGCGGCTGCGGGAGAATATGCGGCTGGCAGAGCAGCTCGGAGCCGCGGTGGAGACAGGCTATGGGGAGGATGTTCCCTATCAGATTGCGGAGTTTGCGCGGCTTTCCGGCGTTTCCAAAATCGTGGTCGGACGCAGCAGCGCCGCCAGAAAAAGCATGTTCAGCAAGCCCTCGCTGACGGACAGGCTGATTGCGGCGGCGCCGAATATGGACATTTACGTTATTCCGGACGCCGCTTCCGGCAGCGGAGGCAGGGAGCGGAAAAGACAGTGGCTGCAGGCGTCCGCGATGCCGGTGAGGGACATTGGAAAAACCATCGTTGTGCTGCTGGCGGCAACACTGGTAAGCTATCTGTTTTATGAGCTTGGCTTTACAGAGGCGAACATCATCAGCGTATACATTTTCGGGGTGCTGGTGGTCTCCGTGATAACAACGAGCCGGTTCTGCAGCCTGATATCGTCGCTGGTGAGCGTGCTGGTGTTCAATTTTTTCTTTACGGTTCCGCGCTATACGTTCCGGTTTTACGATTCGGCGTATGTCGTCACCTTTCTGATTATGTTTATGATCGCGCTGCTGACCGGGTCGCTGGCGGCGAAGCTGAAGGAAAACGCCAGACAGTCCGCCAGAGCGGCGTTCCGCACCCGGATCCTGTTTGAGACAAACCAGCTTCTGCAGAAGGCGGAGGATGAGCAGGCGGTCATTAATGCGGCGGCGGGACAGATCATCCGGCTGCTGAACCGGGATATCGTGATTTATCTCCCTGAGGGGGACGGTCTGTCGAAGCCCAGCGTATACAGAACGGCGGACAGCAGCAGGGAAGAGCTGGATTCCGAAAAGGAGGAAGCGGCCGCCCTCTGGGTGTACCGCAACAATAAGCACGCGGGCGCCACGACGGATACGCTCTCCGACACCCGGTGCATGTATCTGGCAATCCGGATGAACCGGAAGGTGTACGGGGTGGTCGGCATTGCGATGGAAGGCATTCCTCTGGAGGCGTTTGAAAACAGCGTGCTGCTGTCGATACTGGGTGAATGCGCGCTCGCCATCGAAAATATCCGCAATGCCAGGGAGAAGGAGGAAGCAGCGATTATAGCGAAGAACGAGCAGCTCCGGGCAAATCTGCTGCGGACCATTTCGCACGATCTGCGCACGCCGCTGACCTCCATTTCCGGAAACGCCAGCAATCTGCTGTCGAATTACCGGAAACTGGACGACGGGGCGCGCGAGCGCATTTTTACAGATATTTACGAGGACTCCATGTGGCTGATTAATCTGGTGGAAAATCTTCTGGCGGTGACGCGGCTGGAGGACGGACAGGTAAGGCTGCATCAGTCCGTGGAGCTGATGGATGAGGTGGTGGCGGAGGCGCTGCGCCATACCAGCAGAAAGAGCAAATCACATACGATACGCGTCTCCAGCGCGCAGGAGCTGATTCTGGCGAAAATCGACGCCCGTCTGGTGGTCCAGGTGCTGATTAACCTGACGGATAACGCCATCAAGTATACGCAGGAGGGCTCCTGCATCGAAATCCATACGGAACAGAAGGACGGATGGGTCGTGGTGTCTGTCTCAGACAACGGTCCCGGCATCCCGGACGAGCAGAAGATGCATGTGTTCGACATGTTTTACAGTGGGGCAAATAAGCTTGCGGACAGCCGGAGAAGTCTCGGACTGGGGCTTTCGCTGTGCAGGTCGATTGTAAACGCCCACGGCGGAACGATTACGGTATCGGACAATCATCCGGAGGGAACGGTATTTACATTTACATTACCGGCAGGGGAGGTAGAACTGCATGAATAA
- a CDS encoding potassium channel family protein, which translates to MKSILLIGLGRFGRHIAMELNELGHQVMAVDHVEERVEAALPFVTNAQIGDSTNADFLESLGIGNYDVCIVAIGNDFQSSLETTSLLKELGASLVVSRAARDVQAKFLLRNGADEVVYPEKQLARWTAIRYSADNILDYIELDAEHAMFEIPVPTAWAGRSVGQIDIRKKYHINIMGIKKDGNLNLPVSPDTVLEKGETMLVLGRNRDLHKYFHI; encoded by the coding sequence ATGAAATCAATTCTTCTGATAGGACTTGGACGGTTTGGAAGACACATCGCTATGGAATTAAATGAGCTGGGACATCAGGTGATGGCGGTCGACCATGTGGAGGAACGTGTGGAAGCGGCGCTGCCCTTTGTGACAAACGCACAGATAGGGGACAGCACCAACGCCGATTTTCTGGAATCGCTGGGAATCGGCAATTATGACGTGTGCATTGTGGCGATTGGAAACGATTTTCAGAGCTCGCTGGAGACGACTTCACTTTTAAAGGAGCTGGGGGCGTCCCTGGTGGTGTCGAGGGCAGCCAGGGATGTGCAGGCAAAATTTCTGCTGCGCAACGGGGCGGACGAGGTGGTGTACCCCGAAAAACAGCTTGCAAGATGGACAGCCATCCGCTACAGCGCGGACAATATCCTCGATTACATAGAGCTGGACGCGGAGCACGCCATGTTTGAGATACCGGTTCCGACGGCGTGGGCGGGCCGCTCTGTGGGACAGATAGATATCCGGAAAAAGTATCATATTAATATCATGGGAATCAAAAAAGACGGCAATCTGAATCTGCCGGTCTCCCCGGATACCGTGCTGGAAAAAGGAGAAACGATGCTGGTGCTCGGACGGAACCGGGATTTGCATAAATACTTTCATATATAA
- a CDS encoding TrkH family potassium uptake protein yields the protein MNRILHKKRKLSSFQIIILGFSGVILLGTALLMLPVSSSRGEMTPFWEALFTSTSAVCVTGLVIHDTATYWSGFGQAVLLVLIQVGGMGVITIAALFSILSGRKISLMQRSTMQEAISAPKVGGIVRLTGFIIKTALLVECLGAAVLAPVFVRDFGIRGLWMALFHSVSAFCNAGFDLMGTVERFSSLTGYAAQPVVNLAVILLIITGGIGFLTWEDIRTRRWHLSKYRMQSKVILITTAVLILLPALYFYFFEFGHMGAGRRLLASLFQAVTPRTAGFNTADLTQMSEAGLSVIIVLMLIGGSPGSTAGGMKTTTVAVLIAASISTFSRKEDTHLFGRRVDQEVVKNAATILLMYAGLFFAGGLVISIAEGLPMLECLFESASAIGTVGLSLGLTPELGALSRGILILLMFFGRVGGLTLVFAAMSVTHTNVSKLPREKITVG from the coding sequence ATGAACAGGATTTTGCATAAAAAAAGAAAATTATCGTCCTTTCAGATTATTATACTCGGCTTTTCCGGCGTTATTCTGCTGGGAACGGCGCTTCTGATGCTCCCCGTCTCCAGCAGCCGGGGCGAGATGACGCCCTTCTGGGAGGCGCTGTTTACCTCCACCTCGGCTGTCTGCGTGACCGGACTTGTGATTCATGATACGGCTACCTACTGGTCCGGCTTCGGGCAGGCGGTCCTGCTGGTTCTGATACAGGTGGGCGGCATGGGCGTTATCACGATAGCGGCGCTGTTTTCCATTCTTTCCGGACGGAAAATATCGCTGATGCAGCGCAGCACCATGCAGGAGGCGATTTCGGCGCCGAAGGTGGGCGGTATTGTGCGGCTGACGGGATTTATTATAAAGACGGCGCTGCTGGTGGAATGCCTGGGAGCGGCGGTCCTGGCGCCGGTGTTTGTCCGGGATTTTGGAATCCGGGGGCTGTGGATGGCGCTGTTTCATTCGGTATCCGCATTCTGCAATGCCGGTTTCGACCTTATGGGGACGGTGGAGCGTTTCTCCTCCCTGACGGGCTATGCCGCGCAGCCGGTTGTGAATCTGGCGGTGATACTGCTGATTATAACAGGCGGTATCGGGTTCCTCACCTGGGAGGATATCCGGACACGGCGGTGGCATCTGTCGAAATACCGGATGCAGAGCAAGGTGATACTGATAACGACGGCGGTTCTGATTCTCCTTCCCGCGCTGTATTTTTACTTTTTTGAATTTGGTCATATGGGAGCGGGCAGACGTCTGCTTGCTTCGCTCTTTCAGGCGGTTACGCCGAGAACGGCGGGCTTTAACACGGCTGACCTGACGCAGATGAGCGAGGCGGGGCTGTCGGTTATCATCGTGCTGATGCTGATTGGCGGCTCGCCGGGCTCCACCGCAGGGGGCATGAAGACGACCACGGTCGCGGTGCTTATTGCCGCGTCGATTTCCACCTTTTCCAGAAAAGAGGACACGCATCTGTTCGGACGCCGCGTGGACCAGGAGGTGGTGAAAAATGCGGCGACGATTCTGCTGATGTACGCCGGGCTGTTTTTTGCCGGCGGGCTGGTCATCAGCATTGCGGAGGGACTTCCTATGCTGGAATGCCTGTTTGAGTCGGCTTCGGCAATCGGAACGGTCGGGCTTTCCCTGGGGCTTACGCCGGAGCTTGGCGCGCTGTCACGGGGTATATTGATTCTTCTGATGTTTTTCGGACGGGTGGGCGGTCTGACGCTGGTGTTCGCCGCCATGTCCGTGACACATACAAATGTATCAAAATTACCGCGGGAAAAAATTACGGTAGGATAA
- a CDS encoding DUF4118 domain-containing protein, whose product MGEGERPGPEQLLARIQAEDERARKKERGKLKIFLGFAAGTGKTYAMLEAAQNLKKHRVDVVAGYVEPHARPETTALMKDLETLPYLMVEYKGIHVREFDLDAALKRRPRVLLVDELAHTNAPGCRHQKRYQDIEELLEHGVNVYTTVNIQHLESLNDIVEGITGIAVKERIPDSIFDEADQVKLVDIEAQELIERMEEGKIYPRKQAQRALQNFFTKDKLVALREIALRRMAGRVNYLAEEEKKAMGTGELSAGEHVLTCISPSPTNAKVIRTAARLAYAFHADFTALYVENRSLQDMDEKSKKRRDENIRLARTLGAKIVTVYGEDIARQIAEYAKAGNVTKLVMGRTNHRLFLGQKRGTMVDSINEYAPNLDVYIIPDLKKEREQQAYRPARSAAAKSLGSISGTDMAVMLLMMAAATLAGLLMRRLQLTEANIIMGYLLGVMATAVLTKGYICSVLASVCSVLLFNYFFTQPLHTLKAYGHNYPVTFAMMLLVSVLCSYMMTKVQRQSEENAKRAYRTEILLTNSRRLRRAYTAEAVGSEIASQIQRLMNFSVIIYLKREDYIRQPVVYLRRGMQEARQDELRLAYTSETEQAVAAWVFGNGRRAGCTTHTLPDALAIYLPVMEGENVLAVVGMVLEERREIGSFEYDIIMAMLDEAALVLERIRRIDELKRDLWSQEGTGE is encoded by the coding sequence ATGGGAGAAGGTGAAAGACCGGGACCGGAGCAGCTTCTGGCAAGAATTCAGGCGGAGGATGAGCGCGCCCGGAAAAAGGAGCGCGGAAAGCTGAAGATTTTTCTGGGCTTTGCCGCGGGGACGGGAAAGACCTATGCAATGCTGGAAGCGGCGCAGAATCTGAAAAAGCACAGAGTGGATGTGGTCGCCGGTTATGTGGAGCCGCACGCGCGTCCGGAGACGACGGCTCTGATGAAGGACCTGGAGACACTGCCGTATCTGATGGTGGAATATAAAGGAATCCATGTCCGCGAGTTCGACCTTGACGCTGCTCTGAAGCGCCGCCCGCGGGTGCTGCTGGTGGATGAGCTGGCGCACACCAACGCGCCCGGCTGCCGCCATCAGAAACGCTACCAGGACATAGAGGAGCTGCTGGAGCATGGAGTAAATGTATATACGACCGTGAATATCCAGCATCTGGAAAGCCTCAATGATATCGTGGAGGGCATTACCGGCATCGCGGTAAAGGAGCGGATCCCGGATAGCATTTTCGATGAGGCGGACCAGGTGAAGCTGGTGGATATCGAGGCACAGGAGCTGATTGAGCGCATGGAGGAGGGGAAGATTTATCCCCGGAAGCAGGCGCAGAGAGCTCTGCAGAATTTCTTTACAAAGGATAAGCTGGTCGCGCTGCGCGAGATTGCGCTGCGGAGGATGGCGGGCCGCGTAAATTATCTGGCGGAGGAAGAAAAAAAGGCGATGGGAACAGGCGAGCTCTCTGCCGGAGAGCATGTTCTGACCTGCATTTCCCCGTCGCCAACCAACGCCAAAGTCATCCGGACGGCGGCGAGGCTGGCTTATGCGTTTCACGCGGATTTCACGGCGCTCTATGTGGAAAACCGCAGCCTGCAGGATATGGATGAAAAATCGAAAAAACGCCGGGACGAGAATATCCGCCTTGCCCGGACGCTGGGCGCCAAAATCGTGACGGTGTATGGCGAGGATATCGCCCGGCAGATTGCGGAGTACGCAAAGGCGGGCAATGTGACAAAGCTGGTGATGGGAAGAACAAATCACCGGCTTTTTCTGGGACAGAAGCGGGGAACGATGGTGGACAGCATCAACGAGTACGCCCCGAATCTGGATGTGTATATCATTCCCGATTTGAAAAAGGAGCGGGAGCAGCAGGCGTACCGGCCTGCCCGAAGCGCCGCCGCAAAATCACTGGGAAGCATCAGCGGTACGGATATGGCGGTGATGCTGCTGATGATGGCGGCTGCCACACTGGCGGGTCTGCTCATGCGCAGGCTGCAGCTTACCGAGGCGAATATTATTATGGGTTACCTGCTCGGCGTGATGGCGACGGCGGTACTGACGAAAGGCTATATCTGCTCTGTGCTCGCCTCCGTCTGCAGCGTGCTGCTTTTTAATTATTTCTTTACGCAGCCGTTGCATACGCTGAAGGCGTACGGGCATAATTATCCGGTAACCTTTGCCATGATGCTTCTGGTCAGTGTCCTCTGCTCCTATATGATGACGAAGGTGCAGAGACAGAGCGAGGAAAATGCCAAGCGGGCATACCGGACGGAAATCCTGCTGACGAACAGCCGCAGGCTGAGGCGGGCGTACACGGCAGAAGCGGTGGGAAGCGAGATAGCGTCCCAGATTCAGAGGCTGATGAATTTTTCCGTGATCATCTATCTAAAAAGAGAGGACTATATCCGGCAGCCGGTGGTGTATCTGCGCAGAGGCATGCAGGAAGCGCGGCAGGATGAGCTGAGACTGGCGTACACCTCGGAGACGGAACAGGCGGTAGCCGCCTGGGTATTTGGAAACGGGCGCCGGGCGGGCTGCACCACGCACACACTGCCGGATGCCCTGGCGATATATCTTCCCGTGATGGAGGGAGAAAATGTCCTGGCGGTCGTCGGAATGGTGCTGGAGGAAAGACGGGAAATCGGTTCCTTTGAGTACGACATCATTATGGCGATGCTGGATGAGGCGGCGCTGGTGCTGGAGCGTATCCGGCGCATCGATGAGCTGAAGAGAGATTTGTGGTCACAGGAGGGGACGGGGGAATAA
- the kdpC gene encoding potassium-transporting ATPase subunit KdpC gives MMKDIKSVIPKAIIMFLIFTVLCGILYTGVVTGIAQVLFPEQANGSIIEVDGKKYGSELLGQQYTDEAHMWGRIMNIDVSTYRDENGKTLLYASPSNLSPESEKYGQLVKERVEKLRAANPDMDETKTPEDLVTCSGSGLDPHISPAAAEYQVPRLAKANNMTEDEVRAIIDKCSSGRFLGIFGEETVNVLEVNLMLDGILEA, from the coding sequence ATGATGAAGGATATAAAGTCGGTAATACCGAAGGCAATAATCATGTTCCTTATCTTCACGGTACTGTGCGGGATTCTTTATACCGGCGTTGTGACCGGTATCGCCCAGGTGCTCTTTCCGGAGCAGGCGAACGGCAGTATCATTGAGGTGGACGGGAAAAAGTACGGATCGGAGCTGCTGGGGCAGCAGTACACGGATGAAGCCCATATGTGGGGAAGAATCATGAACATCGACGTCTCCACCTACAGGGATGAAAACGGAAAGACGCTGCTGTATGCGTCGCCCTCCAACCTGTCTCCGGAAAGTGAGAAATACGGACAGCTTGTAAAGGAGCGTGTGGAAAAGCTCAGAGCGGCAAATCCCGATATGGATGAAACGAAAACCCCGGAGGATCTGGTCACCTGCTCCGGCAGCGGGCTGGACCCGCATATTTCCCCGGCGGCAGCCGAATACCAGGTGCCGCGGCTGGCAAAAGCAAACAATATGACGGAGGATGAAGTCCGGGCGATTATTGACAAATGCAGCAGCGGACGCTTCCTGGGAATCTTCGGTGAGGAAACCGTCAACGTGCTGGAGGTCAATCTGATGCTGGACGGCATCCTGGAAGCCTGA